In Papaver somniferum cultivar HN1 chromosome 1, ASM357369v1, whole genome shotgun sequence, a genomic segment contains:
- the LOC113299883 gene encoding notchless protein homolog, whose translation MEAQERKDMDNNSNIMCLLTDPEGTPLGPSMFLPQNAGPPQLQQLVNKLLNNEDKLPYSFYISDQELVLQLGAYLEKNKVSVEKVLKIVYQPQAIFRIRPVNRCSATIAGHTEAVLTVAFSPDGKQLASGSGDTTVRLWDLTTQTPMHTCTGHKNWVLCIAWSPDGKRLVSGSKSGEILSWDPQTGKQSGNPFIGHKKWITAISWEPVHLSSPCRRFATSSKDGDVRIWDISLRRCVIALTGHTLAVTCVKWGGDGMIYSGSQDCTIKVWETTQGKLVRELKGHGHWVNSLALSTEYVLRTGAFDHTGKQYSSPEEMKEVALERYNKMRGNAPERLVSGSDDFTMFLWEPAVSKHNKARLTGHQQLVNHVYFSPDGQWIASASFDKSVKLWNGTTGKFVAVFRGHVGPVYQISWSADSRLLLSGSKDSTLKVWDIQKQKLKQDLPGHEDEVFAVDWSPDGEKVASGGKDRVMKLWM comes from the exons ATGGAAGCTCAAGAGCGGAAAGATATGGACAACAATAGCAATATCATGTGTCTGTTAACAGACCCAGAAGGAACTCCTTTAGGACCTTCTATGTTTCTTCCACAAAACGCTGGACCTCCTCAACTTCAACAGCTCGTCAATAAACTTCTAAACAAT GAGGATAAATTGCCTTATTCATTTTACATATCAGATCAAGAGCTTGTACTGCAACTCGGAGCGTATCTAGAAAAGAACAAAG TTTCTGTGGAGAAGGTGTTGAAGATTGTTTACCAACCTCAAGCAATCTTTCGTATTCGTCCAGTCAATCGCTGCTCTGCCACTATTGCCG GTCATACAGAAGCTGTTCTTACAGTTGCTTTCAGCCCTGATGGCAAACAACTAGCGAGTGGCTCTGGTGATACTACTGTGCGGTTATGGGATCTTACTACTCAGACCCCAATGCACACTTGTACAG GACACAAAAACTGGGTTCTCTGCATCGCATGGTCACCTGATGGTAAGCGTCTTGTAAGTGGTAGCAAGTCTGGAGAAATTCTGAGCTGGGATCCGCAGACTGGGAAGCAATCAGGAAATCCATTCATT GGCCACAAAAAATGGATTACTGCCATTTCATGGGAGCCTGTACACCTGAGTTCTCCATGTCGCCGCTTTGCAACTTCAAGTAAAGATGGGGATGTACGCATTTGGGACATTTCACTAAGAAGATGTGTTATTGCTCTTACTGGACACACGCTTGCAGTAACTTGTGTTAAATGGGGTGGAGATGGAATGATATATTCAGG CTCTCAAGATTGTACGATTAAAGTATGGGAAACTACACAAGGCAAGTTGGTTCGCGAATTGAAg GGGCACGGACACTGGGTGAACTCTCTGGCATTGAGCACTGAATATGTGCTTCGCACAGGAGCATTTGATCATACTGGAAAACAATATTCATCACCTGAGGAAATGAAAGAG GTGGCTCTTGAGAGGTATAACAAAATGAGAGGAAATGCTCCTGAAAGACTGGTATCTGGGTCTGATGATTTCACCATGTTCCTTTGGGAACCTGCTGTCAGTAAGCACAACAAAGCCCGCCTGACTGGTCACCAACAG CTTGTGAACCATGTTTACTTCTCCCCGGATGGACAATGGATAGCAAGTGCTTCATTTGACAAGTCAGTCAAGTTGTGGAATGGTACCACTGGGAAGTTTGTTGCAGTTTTCCGTGGTCATGTTGGACCCGTATACCAGATAAG CTGGTCTGCTGATAGTAGGCTTCTTTTAAGTGGTAGCAAGGATTCTACGCTGAAG GTATGGGATATCCAGAAGCAAAAGTTAAAGCAGGATCTTCCAGGTCATGAGGATGAG GTTTTTGCTGTCGATTGGAGTCCGGATGGCGAGAAGGTAGCCTCAGGGGGAAAGGACAGAGTGATGAAATTATGGATGTAG
- the LOC113299857 gene encoding transcription factor GTE8-like isoform X2, with amino-acid sequence MAASEKTAVRNRVKVRLPRVGSRTELIEAKSKQGFHEMYSATSEGGNLQNFGNSCSSKGTKSFDLSYGFDQPTLLKCKTYPVIAGTERKTCASKVVENESNQLEKFIAKMPNVEFISPDAHKSRRSLELDGRKMKRQRTNTIDIELLNCSSGHSFAYCEEKTYMETSKREKGAALVARVGEPGPGKCMYGQIGKRQILDYEKRLDCTKILRKLMTHPDSWIFNRPVDPIELNIPDYFSIITEPMDLGTVKQKLQAKRYLNGSVFASDVRLTFSNAMRYNPPSNYVHGLARELNNDFGSLWRAVQAKWSSESSMVARKPTLNKRSEEAQTLRKGGPKEDAPSCLNQLPEISLSPSLRTKMRKDIMEISKGKVSGDLLNCLRRSGLINQMEEKIQIDIDAFDDEKLSKWHKIIRPYLNSEPATSVLVKKSGGNGSIQKKLHNGARVNITPNTKVAARVDGGSMDSKGIGQKELSQSSNSDRVQCKNNSAHPGGPHNLDPLANGTGGREISTLDPNADDDRKVKYSASPATPVMPVASREGLLHP; translated from the exons ATGGCTGCTTCTGAAAAGACAGCCGTGAGGAACAGAGTGAAGGTTCGCCTTCCCCGAGTTGGATCAAGAACAGAACTTATTGAAGCCAAAAGTAAGCAAGGATTTCATGAGATGTATTCTGCCACTTCGGAAGGAGGTAATCTGCAAAATTTTGGGAACAGCTGTTCAAGTAAAGGTACTAAATCATTTGATCTTTCATATGGGTTTGACCAACCGACACTATTAAAGTGTAAAACTTATCCCGTTATTGCTGGTACAGAAAGGAAAACATGTGCGAGCAAAGTCGTTGAAAATGAATCTAATCAATTGGAAAAGTTCATTGCCAAAATGCCCAATGTTGAATTTATTTCGCCAGATGCTCACAAAAGTCGAAGGTCGTTAGAGTTAGATGGCAGAAAAATGAAGAGACAAAGAACAAATACTATCGACATAGAATTGTTAAATTGTTCAAGTGGCCATTCCTTTGCATATTGTGAAGAAAAAACTTACATGGAGACGAGTAAACGGGAAAAGGGTGCAGCCCTAGTGGCGCGTGTTGGTGAACCTGGACCTGGAAAGTGTATGTATGGTCAAATAGGAAAGAGGCAGATACTTGACTATGAGAAGAGGCTAGACTGTACCAAGATACTAAGGAAACTGATGACTCATCCAGACTCTTGGATATTTAATAGGCCGGTTGACCCAATCGAGCTGAATATTCCAGATTATTTCTCTATTATTACTGAACCAATGGACTTGGGCACAGTTAAACAAAAACTACAGGCGAAAAGGTATTTGAATGGCAGTGTGTTCGCCTCTGATGTGCGATTAACCTTTTCAAATGCCATGAGATATAATCCACCAAGTAATTATGTTCATGGATTGGCTCGGGAGCTAAATAATGATTTTGGATCACTGTGGAGAGCTGTTCAAGCAAAATGGAGTTCGGAAAGCTCAATGGTTGCTCGGAAGCCAACTCTTAATAAAAGATCGGAAGAAGCTCAGACTCTGAGAAAAGGGGGTCCAAAAGAAGATGCTCCATCTTGTTTGAATCAATTGCCGGAAATTTCATTGTCACCTTCCCTTAGGACTAAGATGAGAAAAGATATCATGGAAATATCGAAAGGAAAAGTTTCAGGAGACTTACTTAATTGTTTGCGAAGATCTGGTTTGATCAATCAAATGGAAGAAAAAATCCAAATTGACATTGATGCATTTGATGATGAGAAGCTGTCAAAATGGCATAAAATAATAAGGCCATATCTTAATTCAGAACCAGCAACT TCTGTTCTGGTAAAAAAATCTGGTGGAAATGGCTCCATACAGAAAAAGCTTCATAACG GAGCGCGTGTCAATATAACTCCTAATACAAAAGTAGCTGCTCGTGTTGATGGTGGCAGCATGGACAGCAAAGGCATTGGTCAAAAGGAACTCTCCCAATCTTCAA ATTCTGACAGAGTCCAATGTAAGAATAATTCTGCACACCCTGGTGGTCCACATAACTTG GATCCTCTAGCTAATGGCACTGGTGGACGGGAAATTAGCACGCTTGATCCTAATGCTGATG ATGACAGAAAAGTCAAGTATAGTGCTTCTCCTGCAACTCCTGTCATGCCCGTTGCTTCCAGAGAAG GTCTACTACATCCATAA
- the LOC113299857 gene encoding transcription factor GTE8-like isoform X3 — protein sequence MAASEKTAVRNRVKVRLPRVGSRTELIEAKSKQGFHEMYSATSEGGNLQNFGNSCSSKERKTCASKVVENESNQLEKFIAKMPNVEFISPDAHKSRRSLELDGRKMKRQRTNTIDIELLNCSSGHSFAYCEEKTYMETSKREKGAALVARVGEPGPGKCMYGQIGKRQILDYEKRLDCTKILRKLMTHPDSWIFNRPVDPIELNIPDYFSIITEPMDLGTVKQKLQAKRYLNGSVFASDVRLTFSNAMRYNPPSNYVHGLARELNNDFGSLWRAVQAKWSSESSMVARKPTLNKRSEEAQTLRKGGPKEDAPSCLNQLPEISLSPSLRTKMRKDIMEISKGKVSGDLLNCLRRSGLINQMEEKIQIDIDAFDDEKLSKWHKIIRPYLNSEPATSVLVKKSGGNGSIQKKLHNGARVNITPNTKVAARVDGGSMDSKGIGQKELSQSSNSDRVQCKNNSAHPGGPHNLDPLANGTGGREISTLDPNADGEKEFSYLSYLWKLYCLIFHILPDICLF from the exons ATGGCTGCTTCTGAAAAGACAGCCGTGAGGAACAGAGTGAAGGTTCGCCTTCCCCGAGTTGGATCAAGAACAGAACTTATTGAAGCCAAAAGTAAGCAAGGATTTCATGAGATGTATTCTGCCACTTCGGAAGGAGGTAATCTGCAAAATTTTGGGAACAGCTGTTCAAGTAAAG AAAGGAAAACATGTGCGAGCAAAGTCGTTGAAAATGAATCTAATCAATTGGAAAAGTTCATTGCCAAAATGCCCAATGTTGAATTTATTTCGCCAGATGCTCACAAAAGTCGAAGGTCGTTAGAGTTAGATGGCAGAAAAATGAAGAGACAAAGAACAAATACTATCGACATAGAATTGTTAAATTGTTCAAGTGGCCATTCCTTTGCATATTGTGAAGAAAAAACTTACATGGAGACGAGTAAACGGGAAAAGGGTGCAGCCCTAGTGGCGCGTGTTGGTGAACCTGGACCTGGAAAGTGTATGTATGGTCAAATAGGAAAGAGGCAGATACTTGACTATGAGAAGAGGCTAGACTGTACCAAGATACTAAGGAAACTGATGACTCATCCAGACTCTTGGATATTTAATAGGCCGGTTGACCCAATCGAGCTGAATATTCCAGATTATTTCTCTATTATTACTGAACCAATGGACTTGGGCACAGTTAAACAAAAACTACAGGCGAAAAGGTATTTGAATGGCAGTGTGTTCGCCTCTGATGTGCGATTAACCTTTTCAAATGCCATGAGATATAATCCACCAAGTAATTATGTTCATGGATTGGCTCGGGAGCTAAATAATGATTTTGGATCACTGTGGAGAGCTGTTCAAGCAAAATGGAGTTCGGAAAGCTCAATGGTTGCTCGGAAGCCAACTCTTAATAAAAGATCGGAAGAAGCTCAGACTCTGAGAAAAGGGGGTCCAAAAGAAGATGCTCCATCTTGTTTGAATCAATTGCCGGAAATTTCATTGTCACCTTCCCTTAGGACTAAGATGAGAAAAGATATCATGGAAATATCGAAAGGAAAAGTTTCAGGAGACTTACTTAATTGTTTGCGAAGATCTGGTTTGATCAATCAAATGGAAGAAAAAATCCAAATTGACATTGATGCATTTGATGATGAGAAGCTGTCAAAATGGCATAAAATAATAAGGCCATATCTTAATTCAGAACCAGCAACT TCTGTTCTGGTAAAAAAATCTGGTGGAAATGGCTCCATACAGAAAAAGCTTCATAACG GAGCGCGTGTCAATATAACTCCTAATACAAAAGTAGCTGCTCGTGTTGATGGTGGCAGCATGGACAGCAAAGGCATTGGTCAAAAGGAACTCTCCCAATCTTCAA ATTCTGACAGAGTCCAATGTAAGAATAATTCTGCACACCCTGGTGGTCCACATAACTTG GATCCTCTAGCTAATGGCACTGGTGGACGGGAAATTAGCACGCTTGATCCTAATGCTGATGGTGAGAAAGAGTTTTCTTATCTTAGTTATCTGTGGAAGCTGTATTGCCTGATTTTTCATATTCTTCCTGATATTTGCCTGTTCTGA
- the LOC113299857 gene encoding transcription factor GTE8-like isoform X1, with the protein MAASEKTAVRNRVKVRLPRVGSRTELIEAKSKQGFHEMYSATSEGGNLQNFGNSCSSKGTKSFDLSYGFDQPTLLKCKTYPVIAGTERKTCASKVVENESNQLEKFIAKMPNVEFISPDAHKSRRSLELDGRKMKRQRTNTIDIELLNCSSGHSFAYCEEKTYMETSKREKGAALVARVGEPGPGKCMYGQIGKRQILDYEKRLDCTKILRKLMTHPDSWIFNRPVDPIELNIPDYFSIITEPMDLGTVKQKLQAKRYLNGSVFASDVRLTFSNAMRYNPPSNYVHGLARELNNDFGSLWRAVQAKWSSESSMVARKPTLNKRSEEAQTLRKGGPKEDAPSCLNQLPEISLSPSLRTKMRKDIMEISKGKVSGDLLNCLRRSGLINQMEEKIQIDIDAFDDEKLSKWHKIIRPYLNSEPATSVLVKKSGGNGSIQKKLHNGARVNITPNTKVAARVDGGSMDSKGIGQKELSQSSNSDRVQCKNNSAHPGGPHNLDPLANGTGGREISTLDPNADGEKEFSYLSYLWKLYCLIFHILPDICLF; encoded by the exons ATGGCTGCTTCTGAAAAGACAGCCGTGAGGAACAGAGTGAAGGTTCGCCTTCCCCGAGTTGGATCAAGAACAGAACTTATTGAAGCCAAAAGTAAGCAAGGATTTCATGAGATGTATTCTGCCACTTCGGAAGGAGGTAATCTGCAAAATTTTGGGAACAGCTGTTCAAGTAAAGGTACTAAATCATTTGATCTTTCATATGGGTTTGACCAACCGACACTATTAAAGTGTAAAACTTATCCCGTTATTGCTGGTACAGAAAGGAAAACATGTGCGAGCAAAGTCGTTGAAAATGAATCTAATCAATTGGAAAAGTTCATTGCCAAAATGCCCAATGTTGAATTTATTTCGCCAGATGCTCACAAAAGTCGAAGGTCGTTAGAGTTAGATGGCAGAAAAATGAAGAGACAAAGAACAAATACTATCGACATAGAATTGTTAAATTGTTCAAGTGGCCATTCCTTTGCATATTGTGAAGAAAAAACTTACATGGAGACGAGTAAACGGGAAAAGGGTGCAGCCCTAGTGGCGCGTGTTGGTGAACCTGGACCTGGAAAGTGTATGTATGGTCAAATAGGAAAGAGGCAGATACTTGACTATGAGAAGAGGCTAGACTGTACCAAGATACTAAGGAAACTGATGACTCATCCAGACTCTTGGATATTTAATAGGCCGGTTGACCCAATCGAGCTGAATATTCCAGATTATTTCTCTATTATTACTGAACCAATGGACTTGGGCACAGTTAAACAAAAACTACAGGCGAAAAGGTATTTGAATGGCAGTGTGTTCGCCTCTGATGTGCGATTAACCTTTTCAAATGCCATGAGATATAATCCACCAAGTAATTATGTTCATGGATTGGCTCGGGAGCTAAATAATGATTTTGGATCACTGTGGAGAGCTGTTCAAGCAAAATGGAGTTCGGAAAGCTCAATGGTTGCTCGGAAGCCAACTCTTAATAAAAGATCGGAAGAAGCTCAGACTCTGAGAAAAGGGGGTCCAAAAGAAGATGCTCCATCTTGTTTGAATCAATTGCCGGAAATTTCATTGTCACCTTCCCTTAGGACTAAGATGAGAAAAGATATCATGGAAATATCGAAAGGAAAAGTTTCAGGAGACTTACTTAATTGTTTGCGAAGATCTGGTTTGATCAATCAAATGGAAGAAAAAATCCAAATTGACATTGATGCATTTGATGATGAGAAGCTGTCAAAATGGCATAAAATAATAAGGCCATATCTTAATTCAGAACCAGCAACT TCTGTTCTGGTAAAAAAATCTGGTGGAAATGGCTCCATACAGAAAAAGCTTCATAACG GAGCGCGTGTCAATATAACTCCTAATACAAAAGTAGCTGCTCGTGTTGATGGTGGCAGCATGGACAGCAAAGGCATTGGTCAAAAGGAACTCTCCCAATCTTCAA ATTCTGACAGAGTCCAATGTAAGAATAATTCTGCACACCCTGGTGGTCCACATAACTTG GATCCTCTAGCTAATGGCACTGGTGGACGGGAAATTAGCACGCTTGATCCTAATGCTGATGGTGAGAAAGAGTTTTCTTATCTTAGTTATCTGTGGAAGCTGTATTGCCTGATTTTTCATATTCTTCCTGATATTTGCCTGTTCTGA
- the LOC113299894 gene encoding zinc finger BED domain-containing protein RICESLEEPER 1-like codes for MELDASELVPFKKPKRLTSLVWNDFERVKRPEGMFAICKHCKKKLSGSSTSGTSHLRNHLKRCMKRTNHDIQQMIVVKEKKKGSNGNLGDTGFNQDSSALVKFEEERSQYGSKFDQERSRYDLARMIILHEYPLAMVEHIGFKRFVENLQPSFQSMSCDRVKDDCMQIYSQEKQKLLETLDKVPGRISLRVDSWNSLQDHAYFCLTAHYIDENWTLQKKVLNFVNVDPYTEYGLADSILTCLRDWDIDRKLFSVTRDTNCTNDTVVSTIGDRLWRSGLLKRSDQLFHVQCVKHVINLIVQDLLESIYDVTHKIRESVRYVKSSESLQQKFNELAQQLQVSDQKSLCLDCPINWNSTYLMLEAAVECRDVFSHFGEYDFGSISESEWDRVTVVTSCLKLLVEETNVISGVKFSTANRYFPEMVLIHLKLTELCKSSDFALSMKNKFDGYWSICVQALAIAVILDPRFKMKIVEYYYPQIYDAESDEHIRDVSNSIKGLYDDYMNVICPALSPLSQGFGHDVQGSDLTNGTPSTVHNGTRDRLSGFDKFLDETTSSQHLKSELDKYLEEPVFPRNVDFDILNWWKVNSPKYPVLSMMAHDVLGIPMSTEVALDSAFNTDGRVLDSYRSSLSPDILQALVCTHDWFRTELEGWS; via the exons ATGGAATTGGATGCTTCGGAGCTGGTTCCATTTAAGAAACCTAAGAGATTGACATCTCTCGTCTGGAATGATTTCGAAAGGGTTAAAAGACCCGAGGGTATGTTTGCTATATGTAAGCACTGCAAAAAGAAACTCAGTGGCTCGAGTACAAGTGGGACATCACATTTGAGAAATCATTTGAAGAGATGTATGAAAAGAACTAACCATGACATTCAACAGATGATCgtagtaaaagaaaagaaaaaaggtagTAATGGCAACCTTGGAGATACAGGGTTTAACCAAGATTCTTCCGCATTAGTGAAGTTTGAGGAAGAGAGGAGTCAGTATGGGTCAAAGTTTGATCAAGAGCGAAGCAGATATGATCTTGCACGCATGATTATTTTGCATGAGTACCCATTAGCAATGGTTGAACACATTGGGTTTAAGAGGTTTGTTGAAAATCTTCAGCCATCATTTCAGAGTATGTCATGCGACAGGGTAAAAGACGACTGTATGCAGATATATTCGCAAGAAAAACAGAAACTGTTAGAGACATTGGATAAAGTTCCAGGTCGAATCAGTCTTAGAGTTGATTCTTGGAATTCTCTTCAAGATCATGCATACTTTTGTTTGACGGCTCACTATATTGACGAGAACTGGACATTACAGAAAAAGGTTCTTAATTTTGTCAATGTCGATCCTTATACAGAATATGGATTAGCAGATTCTATTCTGACATGTTTAAGAGACTGGGACATAGACCGCAAGTTATTCTCTGTGACGCGGGACACTAACTGCACCAATGACACTGTAGTCTCCACAATTGGAGACCGGCTTTGGCGAAGTGGGTTGCTGAAAAGGAGTGATCAGCTCTTTCATGTGCAATGTGTGAAACATGTAATCAATCTGATTGTTCAAGATTTGTTGGAATCAATCTATGATGTAACCCACAAGATTAGAGAAAGTGTTAGGTATGTCAAAAGTTCAGAATCGCTGCAACAGAAATTtaatgagttggctcaacaattacAAGTTTCTGATCAAAAGAGTTTATGTCTTGATTGTCCTATAAATTGGAATTCGACATATTTGATGCTCGAGGCAGCAGTGGAATGTCGTGATGTGTTTTCTCATTTTGGAGAATATGATTTTGGTTCAATCTCTGAATCAGAGTGGGACAGGGTTACTGTTGTCACTAGCTGTTTGAAGCTGCTTGTTGAAGAAACCAATGTTATCTCAGGTGTTAAGTTTTCAACTGCTAACAGGTATTTCCCTGAGATGGTTCTTATTCACTTGAAACTGACTGAATTGTGTAAGAGTTCTGATTTTGCACTGAGCATGAAGAACAAGTTTGACGGTTATTGGAGCATTTGTGTCCAGGCTTTAGCAATTGCAGTTATTTTGGACCCGCGATTCAAGATGAAGATAGTGGAATATTACTATCCGCAAATTTATGATGCCGAGTCTGATGAGCACATCAGGGATGTTTCCAACAGTATTAAGGGTCTTTACGATGATTACATGAATGTGATCTGCCCAGCATTATCCCCACTCAGTCAGGGTTTCGGACATGATGTTCAAGGTAGTGATCTGACTAATGGTACCCCGTCTACCGTTCATAATGGCACAAGAGATAGACTGAGTGGTTTTGACAAGTTCCTCGATGAGACTACCAGCAGCCAGCACTTGAAGTCGGAGTTGGACAAATATCTGGAAGAACCTGTTTTTCCTAGAAATGTCGACTTCGACATTTTGAATTGGTGGAAGGTCAATTCACCAAAATACCCTGTTCTATCTATGATGGCTCATGATGTCTTGGGGATTCCTATGTCGACAGAAGTTGCATTAGATTCTGCATTTAACACTGATGGCAGAGTTCTTGATTCGTACAGGAGTTCTCTAAGTCCAGATATTCTACAGGCTTTGGTATGCACACATGACTGGTTTCGCACAGAGTTAGAAG gTTGGAGTTGA
- the LOC113350528 gene encoding uncharacterized protein LOC113350528 has translation MAVSDGNNSSSSSDEDSKASAANSKAKTTHVEGTKSSIPMNSRRVTYAKLMKRKAETDEAEDRKRKKDRIRRKILAAEEWRRFVDGVPSDSDTDAYEEETTWVLPEYKIKPDRRTRELEAEAKEDSDSDDPYTHPDFINGPDSDSDEEEDSEKDSDDESDSSDESDE, from the coding sequence ATGGCAGTTTCTGACGGCAACAATTCTTCCAGTTCTTCTGACGAGGATTCCAAAGCTTCTGCAGCTAATTCGAAAGCTAAGACAACTCATGTTGAAGGGACAAAGTCCAGCATACCCATGAACAGCCGGAGAGTCACTTATGCCAAGCTTATGAAACGAAAAGCCGAGACTGATGAAGCAGAGGATCGTAAGCGTAAGAAGGATCGGATCCGGCGCAAAATACTGGCGGCAGAGGAGTGGCGTCGATTCGTCGATGGGGTACCTTCTGACTCTGATACTGACGCTTACGAAGAGGAAACCACATGGGTGTTACCAGAATACAAGATCAAGCCTGACCGGCGTACCAGGGAGCTTGAAGCTGAAGCAAAAGAAGACTCGGATTCGGACGATCCTTATACCCATCCAGACTTCATCAATGGTCCTGATAGCGATTCTGACGAAGAggaggattccgagaaggacagtgatgatgaatctgacaGCTCAGATGAATCTGACGAATAG